One window of Mesorhizobium loti R88b genomic DNA carries:
- a CDS encoding gamma-glutamyl-gamma-aminobutyrate hydrolase family protein — MRPLVGIVSNFEVDKKGYFCLENYVRAIEQSGALPIILPYVSEGDVGQLLDTLSGIVLTGGGDFPTEFYGADPHPTVQRMIPERDRFEFALARAAFERPVPVLGICRGMQILNVVAGGTIYPHTRDALPEVGDHRDGTPLEQTVHGINIEPNTYLSRLVESPNLSFRVNSSHHQAIDRLAPGFVVSARADDGIVEAIEAPDRPFVIGVQWHPEAMFESEPACRSLIQNFAKACGVK; from the coding sequence ATGCGACCACTTGTTGGAATTGTCAGCAACTTTGAAGTCGATAAGAAGGGTTACTTCTGTTTAGAAAATTATGTTCGTGCGATCGAGCAATCCGGAGCGCTTCCAATCATCCTGCCTTATGTTAGTGAAGGCGATGTTGGGCAGTTGCTCGACACATTGTCGGGAATAGTTCTGACCGGCGGTGGGGACTTTCCAACCGAGTTCTACGGTGCGGATCCACACCCAACTGTACAGCGAATGATCCCCGAGCGTGATCGATTCGAGTTCGCTCTCGCCCGGGCAGCGTTTGAACGGCCGGTGCCGGTACTCGGTATTTGCCGTGGCATGCAGATACTGAATGTTGTCGCGGGAGGAACTATCTATCCCCATACTCGGGACGCTCTCCCTGAAGTCGGCGACCATCGTGATGGGACCCCGCTTGAACAGACAGTCCATGGGATTAACATTGAGCCAAATACATACCTCTCGCGACTTGTCGAAAGCCCAAATTTGTCATTCCGGGTCAACAGCTCGCATCACCAGGCTATTGACAGGCTGGCACCTGGTTTCGTCGTTTCGGCACGAGCCGACGACGGTATCGTCGAGGCAATCGAGGCGCCGGATCGGCCCTTTGTCATCGGTGTGCAGTGGCATCCCGAGGCGATGTTCGAGAGCGAGCCTGCGTGCCGGTCACTGATTCAGAACTTCGCCAAAGCTTGCGGGGTCAAGTAA
- a CDS encoding M24 family metallopeptidase produces MAKYHLPVLLLHQPENINYLTGLDDVMYVSYLALVVPSRGNPVLVIRDMEVPAAQNTSWVKDYVVYPDAAIDPLRVSLDAAHKALHGLGLAGGRIGLDDHSWFLTAERWKMLQTVLPHANLVAEPLIVDHLRLIKSQREIDYLRGAARSVDAGMRVGLDAIKGGVSERELAVAVYSELTRACTQVPDGCQITSGDRTNLIHGWSTDRRLERGDPVYFELNGIHKGYWARLMRTAVVGPATAQQRRVAEKIIGIQDEAIALMRPGIPASVVDQACREPILVAGLRQTYTNRTGYSLGLNQRPSTAELIREFLPDVKWVLQPGMVFHMVAIAGGMGFSETVLVTEDGPERLTGLDRRLFESA; encoded by the coding sequence ATGGCGAAATACCATCTTCCTGTCCTCTTGCTGCACCAACCAGAAAACATCAACTATCTTACCGGTTTGGATGACGTTATGTACGTCTCCTATCTTGCCTTAGTTGTTCCCAGCCGCGGAAACCCGGTGCTTGTCATTCGCGACATGGAAGTTCCGGCAGCACAAAACACATCGTGGGTAAAAGACTACGTGGTATATCCAGATGCTGCTATCGATCCGCTCCGTGTTTCTCTCGATGCAGCACACAAGGCCCTACATGGCCTAGGTTTGGCAGGCGGACGGATTGGTCTAGATGACCACTCGTGGTTCTTGACCGCAGAACGTTGGAAAATGCTTCAAACGGTGCTGCCTCATGCAAACTTAGTCGCAGAACCGCTGATTGTCGATCACCTCCGCCTGATCAAGTCACAGCGGGAAATAGATTATCTACGTGGCGCTGCTCGGAGCGTTGACGCGGGGATGCGAGTGGGTCTTGATGCGATCAAGGGCGGCGTGTCGGAGCGAGAGTTGGCTGTCGCAGTCTATAGCGAATTGACACGCGCTTGCACACAGGTGCCAGACGGCTGTCAAATCACCTCTGGTGACCGAACAAATCTCATACACGGGTGGTCCACTGACCGACGCTTGGAACGCGGCGATCCTGTTTATTTTGAGCTCAACGGAATTCACAAAGGATACTGGGCGCGCTTGATGCGTACCGCGGTCGTTGGCCCGGCGACTGCGCAGCAGCGCCGTGTAGCGGAGAAAATCATCGGCATTCAAGACGAGGCTATCGCGCTGATGCGCCCGGGCATACCGGCCAGCGTAGTCGATCAAGCTTGCCGCGAACCGATCTTAGTGGCGGGTCTTCGCCAGACCTACACCAACCGTACTGGCTATTCGCTGGGGCTCAATCAACGGCCCTCCACCGCCGAATTGATCCGAGAGTTCCTGCCGGATGTGAAATGGGTGCTGCAGCCCGGAATGGTGTTCCATATGGTGGCGATCGCCGGCGGCATGGGATTCAGCGAGACTGTTCTGGTAACGGAAGATGGGCCTGAACGCCTGACGGGCTTGGACCGTAGACTTTTTGAGAGTGCCTGA
- a CDS encoding IS630 transposase-related protein, with translation MGKPLPLELRRRVVAYVDEGHGHREAARHFRVSPRFVNNLINLRRQTGSLEARRQGHVGGGKLEPHAEFVRLRLAEAGELTLDELCVELEVRGVSVHRSNVGRLLNRLGLSHKKNSAGQRAAASRRAPGA, from the coding sequence ATGGGCAAGCCGCTACCGCTTGAGTTGCGTCGTCGTGTTGTTGCGTATGTCGATGAGGGACATGGTCACCGTGAGGCTGCGCGCCATTTCCGCGTTTCGCCTCGCTTTGTGAACAATCTGATCAACCTGCGCAGGCAGACCGGTTCGCTTGAAGCGCGCCGGCAGGGCCATGTGGGCGGCGGGAAGCTTGAGCCGCATGCCGAGTTTGTCCGCTTGCGGTTGGCCGAGGCCGGCGAACTGACGCTGGATGAGCTTTGCGTCGAACTGGAAGTGCGCGGGGTGAGCGTGCACCGCTCCAATGTCGGGCGCCTGCTCAATCGCCTGGGGCTCAGTCATAAAAAAAACTCTGCAGGCCAGCGAGCAGCAGCGAGCCGACGTGCGCCAGGCGCGTGA
- a CDS encoding IS630 family transposase has product MTKRTGWAPKGERFRTHAPFGKWQTQTFIAGLRCHGLVAPWIVNAPMNAAIFERYVETQLAPELSPGDVVILDNVGFHKNERAAQLVRQRGAWLLFLPPYSPDLNPIEMAYSKLKARLRKKAARSFDALCEALGDICHLFQPAECRNFFKAAGYEAN; this is encoded by the coding sequence CTGACCAAACGCACCGGCTGGGCGCCGAAGGGCGAGCGCTTCAGGACGCATGCGCCATTCGGCAAATGGCAGACGCAGACCTTCATCGCCGGGCTGCGATGCCACGGTCTTGTCGCGCCATGGATCGTCAACGCGCCGATGAATGCCGCCATCTTCGAACGCTACGTCGAAACTCAGCTCGCTCCCGAACTGTCGCCCGGCGATGTCGTCATTCTCGACAATGTCGGCTTCCACAAGAACGAGCGCGCCGCGCAACTGGTTCGCCAAAGGGGCGCATGGCTCCTGTTCCTGCCGCCATACTCGCCAGACCTCAACCCGATCGAGATGGCCTATTCAAAACTCAAGGCGAGGCTGCGAAAGAAGGCGGCCAGAAGCTTCGATGCCCTCTGCGAGGCTCTCGGCGATATCTGCCATCTGTTCCAGCCAGCCGAATGCAGAAACTTCTTCAAAGCTGCCGGATATGAGGCCAATTAA
- a CDS encoding sarcosine oxidase subunit gamma, with protein MANLRPLKALGAENPRYASFAALEIRENLDLALASLALRRKTVAPQPFGLNLPRPGRWVADQEVAAFWTGPGQWMVEAEGRAEEDFAADLKEAARGCSVTEQTGGWVAVEILSRAGTGPLDALLAKLINIDLAGFGPGRATRTVLDHMTCFVIRRSETHVAVLGARSFGASLWHALEIASRRIE; from the coding sequence GTGGCTAACCTGAGACCGCTCAAGGCGCTGGGCGCCGAAAATCCTCGTTACGCATCGTTTGCAGCGCTGGAGATTCGTGAGAACCTAGATTTGGCGCTTGCCTCTCTAGCGCTGCGCCGGAAAACCGTTGCACCCCAACCGTTCGGTTTGAATTTGCCGAGGCCGGGACGCTGGGTAGCAGATCAGGAAGTGGCAGCTTTCTGGACTGGACCAGGTCAGTGGATGGTTGAAGCCGAAGGCCGCGCCGAAGAGGACTTTGCCGCAGATCTGAAAGAGGCTGCCCGCGGTTGTTCGGTGACCGAGCAAACTGGTGGGTGGGTGGCTGTCGAAATTTTATCTCGGGCCGGCACAGGCCCCCTCGACGCATTGCTGGCGAAGCTAATCAACATCGATCTTGCCGGTTTCGGTCCGGGTCGCGCGACGCGTACAGTCCTTGATCACATGACCTGTTTCGTAATCCGCCGCAGCGAAACCCATGTCGCCGTGCTTGGCGCGCGCTCGTTTGGCGCTTCGCTCTGGCACGCGCTAGAAATTGCCTCAAGGAGGATAGAGTAA
- a CDS encoding sarcosine oxidase subunit alpha family protein, with amino-acid sequence MTRLSGGLIDRTQTLNFKFDGKRYQGHPGDTLASALLANGVRLIGRSFKYHRPRGVLSAGSEEPNALVELRTGPRQEPNTRATTVELFEGLEARSQNRWPSLGFDAMAINDLFSPLFTAGFYYKTFMWPKSFWEKVYEPAIRRAAGLGSISMQADPDAYDRGFLHCDLLVIGGGPAGLAAALTAARSGARVILAEEDFRLGGRLLCETETLGEAPPLDWISALESEFESLPRLRVMSRTTVFGVYDHGIYGAVERVSDHLAQPRGRVRQTLWRITAKRAILAAGAIERPVAFADNDRPGIMLAGAMRAYANRWAACPSERVAVFTNNENGHRTACDLAAKGVEIAAVIDARPEAKARGDYRLIAGGVVTGSRGRLGLTSIEFQTKGRSEWIDCGALGVAGGWNPNVHLASHHRGKPTWNELLLAFLPGEYGPSGLRAAGAAAGRFSTAEALRSGAETARCALADIGITAKSLNFPTPEEDAYKIAPVFHVPGRRRAWVDFQNDVTVKDIKLAHAENMRSVEHLKRYTTLGMATDQGKTANVIGLAVMAELTGKTIRETGTTIFRPPYTPVALAVLGGGDIGPHFHPPHLTPTHRWAEAQGAVFDESSPWRRADYFRRKGETHWRQSVDREAQAVRSAVGLCDVSTLGKIDVQGTDAGQFLDRLYSNMMSTLKVGRVRYGLMLREDGFPYDDGTCARLADDHYVVTTTTGNAGLVFRNMDFARQCLWPELDVQLISTTEAWAQIAVAGPRSRALLERVVDGFDLSNYAFAFMACAELTVCGGLRARLFRVSFVGELGYELAVPARYGHALMNRLMEMGEDLEVTPFGVEALSVLGMEKGHVGGAQLNGQTTAEMLGLGKMVSQKKDAIGAIMSRREGLAGNKRRLMGLQPVEPGSKIVVGSHLFAEGAALNHDTDQGWITSACYSPHVGSMIGLAFLENGYERLGEVIMAANPVEGESARLRVVSSHFVDAEGVRLRG; translated from the coding sequence ATGACGCGGCTCTCAGGCGGATTAATCGACCGTACACAAACACTGAACTTCAAGTTTGACGGAAAACGCTACCAGGGGCATCCCGGCGACACGCTTGCCTCGGCGCTGTTAGCCAACGGCGTTCGCCTGATTGGGCGCAGCTTCAAATATCATCGTCCCCGCGGGGTGTTGTCCGCCGGTTCGGAGGAGCCAAATGCCTTGGTCGAGCTGCGCACCGGCCCGCGACAGGAGCCTAACACACGCGCGACAACGGTCGAGCTGTTCGAGGGACTGGAGGCGCGAAGCCAGAATCGCTGGCCCTCGCTTGGTTTCGACGCAATGGCTATCAATGACCTGTTCTCACCGCTGTTCACAGCCGGGTTCTACTACAAGACCTTTATGTGGCCGAAAAGTTTCTGGGAAAAAGTCTACGAGCCAGCCATCCGTAGGGCGGCAGGACTCGGCAGCATCTCAATGCAGGCCGATCCCGATGCCTATGACAGGGGCTTCCTGCATTGCGACTTGCTGGTGATCGGCGGGGGGCCAGCCGGACTTGCTGCGGCGCTGACGGCCGCTCGCTCAGGCGCACGTGTGATCCTGGCGGAGGAGGATTTCCGCCTGGGCGGGCGGCTGTTATGCGAGACGGAAACACTGGGCGAGGCCCCGCCCCTCGATTGGATTTCAGCGCTGGAGTCAGAATTCGAGAGCCTGCCACGTCTTCGGGTGATGAGCCGAACCACGGTTTTCGGCGTCTATGACCACGGCATCTATGGTGCGGTGGAAAGGGTTTCGGATCATCTTGCGCAGCCAAGAGGCCGCGTACGCCAGACACTTTGGCGCATAACGGCGAAACGTGCCATCTTGGCTGCAGGCGCGATAGAGCGACCCGTCGCTTTTGCGGACAATGACCGTCCCGGCATCATGCTGGCCGGCGCGATGCGAGCTTACGCGAATCGCTGGGCAGCGTGCCCATCCGAAAGGGTCGCCGTCTTCACCAACAACGAGAACGGTCACCGTACCGCCTGCGACCTCGCCGCCAAGGGCGTCGAGATCGCCGCTGTCATCGACGCGCGCCCAGAGGCGAAGGCTCGTGGTGATTACCGTTTAATCGCCGGCGGGGTTGTGACCGGCTCGCGCGGCCGTCTTGGCCTAACCTCGATTGAGTTTCAAACAAAGGGCAGGTCCGAATGGATCGATTGCGGCGCCCTTGGGGTCGCGGGCGGCTGGAACCCGAACGTGCATCTGGCTTCGCACCATCGGGGTAAGCCGACCTGGAATGAGCTGCTGCTGGCGTTCCTGCCTGGCGAGTACGGGCCTTCTGGGTTGCGGGCGGCGGGCGCTGCAGCGGGCCGCTTCTCGACCGCGGAAGCGCTGCGTTCGGGTGCGGAAACGGCGAGATGTGCGTTGGCAGACATAGGGATCACGGCGAAATCTCTTAATTTTCCGACCCCGGAAGAGGATGCATATAAAATCGCACCCGTCTTTCACGTGCCGGGTAGGAGACGCGCCTGGGTCGATTTCCAGAACGACGTGACGGTGAAGGACATCAAGCTCGCCCATGCCGAGAACATGCGGTCGGTAGAGCATTTGAAACGCTATACGACTTTGGGCATGGCGACGGATCAGGGCAAGACCGCCAATGTGATCGGGCTCGCCGTAATGGCGGAGCTCACTGGAAAAACAATCCGGGAAACCGGAACTACAATCTTCCGCCCGCCCTATACTCCCGTGGCACTGGCGGTCCTGGGGGGCGGCGATATAGGGCCGCATTTCCACCCTCCCCACTTGACGCCGACCCATCGGTGGGCCGAAGCCCAAGGCGCGGTATTTGACGAGTCTAGCCCCTGGCGGCGAGCCGATTATTTTCGCCGTAAGGGGGAAACGCACTGGCGCCAGAGTGTAGATCGCGAGGCGCAGGCCGTGCGTAGCGCCGTTGGCTTGTGTGACGTCTCCACGCTCGGAAAGATCGACGTGCAGGGCACCGATGCGGGGCAGTTTCTCGATCGTCTTTACAGCAACATGATGTCGACGCTGAAGGTCGGCCGCGTTCGCTATGGGCTGATGCTGCGCGAGGACGGCTTTCCCTATGACGATGGTACCTGCGCGCGACTCGCCGATGACCACTATGTGGTCACCACAACGACGGGCAATGCGGGCCTGGTTTTCCGAAATATGGATTTCGCCAGGCAATGCCTCTGGCCCGAGCTTGACGTACAGCTCATATCCACGACGGAGGCCTGGGCGCAAATTGCTGTCGCAGGTCCGAGATCGCGTGCGCTGCTCGAGCGGGTCGTCGACGGGTTCGACTTATCGAACTACGCGTTTGCTTTTATGGCTTGCGCGGAACTAACGGTTTGCGGCGGTCTGCGGGCGCGGCTCTTCCGCGTCTCATTCGTGGGAGAACTTGGCTACGAGCTTGCGGTTCCCGCCCGCTACGGGCATGCACTGATGAATCGGCTGATGGAGATGGGTGAAGATCTGGAAGTGACACCTTTTGGAGTCGAAGCGCTATCTGTCCTAGGGATGGAAAAGGGTCACGTCGGTGGAGCCCAGCTTAACGGCCAAACCACTGCCGAAATGCTCGGACTCGGCAAAATGGTGTCGCAGAAGAAAGACGCAATCGGCGCGATCATGTCTCGGCGCGAGGGGCTGGCGGGAAATAAGCGCCGACTGATGGGTCTTCAGCCCGTCGAGCCTGGGAGCAAGATCGTTGTCGGCTCACATCTCTTCGCCGAAGGAGCAGCATTGAACCACGATACCGATCAGGGCTGGATCACGTCAGCCTGCTATTCGCCCCATGTCGGCTCAATGATCGGGCTGGCTTTCCTCGAGAATGGCTATGAACGGTTGGGCGAGGTGATCATGGCTGCGAACCCGGTCGAAGGGGAAAGCGCACGCCTGCGCGTCGTTTCGTCCCATTTCGTTGATGCTGAAGGAGTACGTCTGCGTGGCTAA
- a CDS encoding sarcosine oxidase subunit delta produces the protein MLIPHPVLGLRDAREFAYLGDARLIDRPDPSAPDAEAAFCDYVYLRDNPAGAHRELWFHEHGDHSWLVVTRNTITHEILGAELAHDVALARKRSVK, from the coding sequence ATGCTCATTCCCCATCCAGTTCTGGGTTTGCGCGATGCAAGAGAATTTGCCTATCTCGGAGACGCCCGGCTTATCGACCGTCCAGACCCATCTGCACCCGATGCCGAGGCCGCCTTTTGCGACTATGTATACTTGCGCGACAATCCAGCGGGCGCGCACCGGGAATTGTGGTTCCACGAGCACGGCGACCACTCCTGGCTGGTCGTTACGCGCAATACGATCACCCACGAAATTCTCGGCGCCGAGTTGGCCCACGACGTGGCCCTTGCGCGCAAGAGGAGCGTAAAATGA
- a CDS encoding sarcosine oxidase subunit beta family protein — protein sequence MRFSGFRVLSEALKGHSGWKPLWRNPDPQPFYDYVIVGGGGHGLATAYYLAKTFRQSRIAVLEKGWLGSGNVGRNTTVIRSNYLLPGNGPFYEFSLKLWEGLEQELNFNSMVSQRGVIYLFHSDWQRDAYRRRANSMALAGADARLLSREDLKAMLPFLNYDNARFPIHGGFMQPRAGTARHDAVAWGYARGADLYGVDLIQNCEVTGFRIVDGNIRGVETSRGFIGANKVGVAVAGSSSRVMAMAGMRLPIESHVLQAFVTEGLKPIIPCVIMFGAGHFYISQSDKGGLVFCGEIDGYNSYAQRGNLPMVEDVCEGAMAVMPMIGRVRLLRQWGGVMDMSMDGSPIIDRTGIEGLYFNGGWCVGGFKATPASGHAFAHLLATDTPHETARAYRLDRFARGYLIDESGAGAQPNLQ from the coding sequence GTGAGATTTTCAGGCTTTCGCGTTCTTTCTGAAGCGCTCAAAGGTCATTCTGGATGGAAACCTTTATGGCGCAATCCTGATCCGCAGCCGTTTTACGATTACGTCATCGTTGGCGGCGGCGGGCACGGCCTCGCGACGGCTTATTACCTGGCCAAGACCTTCCGGCAATCCCGTATCGCCGTTTTGGAAAAGGGTTGGTTGGGATCCGGGAATGTTGGCCGAAACACGACAGTCATCCGTTCGAACTACCTACTGCCCGGTAACGGGCCGTTCTACGAGTTTTCACTGAAGCTCTGGGAGGGGCTGGAGCAGGAACTGAACTTCAACTCGATGGTCTCCCAGCGCGGCGTCATTTACCTCTTTCACTCGGATTGGCAGCGAGATGCGTATCGACGCCGCGCCAATTCGATGGCGCTCGCCGGTGCGGACGCGCGCCTGTTAAGCCGCGAGGATCTCAAGGCGATGCTTCCTTTCTTGAACTACGACAATGCGCGCTTTCCGATCCATGGCGGCTTTATGCAGCCACGCGCGGGGACGGCACGGCATGACGCTGTCGCTTGGGGCTACGCTCGTGGCGCCGATCTGTACGGTGTGGACCTTATCCAGAATTGCGAGGTGACAGGTTTTCGCATCGTTGATGGCAACATCCGTGGTGTGGAGACCTCGCGTGGCTTCATCGGTGCCAACAAGGTCGGCGTGGCAGTGGCGGGCTCCTCGAGCCGCGTCATGGCGATGGCGGGGATGCGCCTTCCGATCGAGAGCCATGTCCTGCAGGCGTTCGTCACGGAAGGTCTCAAGCCCATTATTCCTTGTGTTATCATGTTCGGCGCGGGGCACTTCTATATAAGCCAATCCGATAAGGGCGGCCTCGTCTTCTGTGGCGAAATCGACGGCTACAATTCCTATGCGCAGCGTGGGAACTTGCCGATGGTGGAGGATGTCTGCGAAGGCGCCATGGCCGTGATGCCGATGATCGGTCGGGTGCGGCTCCTGCGGCAATGGGGCGGCGTTATGGACATGTCGATGGACGGCTCGCCAATCATCGACCGCACGGGCATCGAAGGCCTTTATTTTAACGGGGGCTGGTGCGTTGGGGGTTTCAAGGCGACGCCCGCCAGCGGCCACGCCTTCGCCCATCTTCTTGCGACCGATACGCCTCATGAGACTGCGCGCGCTTACCGACTCGATCGCTTCGCAAGAGGATACTTAATCGATGAAAGCGGCGCTGGTGCGCAGCCGAACCTACAGTGA
- a CDS encoding IS110 family transposase has product MKYFAGLDVSLEETAICVVDESGRIVKEGRAASEPRALYEVLRKIDLPLDRIGLEACSLAAWLYDGIRAEGLPAICIETRLANAAMKTMPNKTDRNDARALAQIMRTGWYRQVHVKSQQCRRWRSLLVARRTVLNEMRSIENVIRAILREAGIKLGTPSRAAFADRVRELIGADTVVMALVEPLLAIVATMLREFGRLTKQVLNIARKEQVCRRLMSGPGVGPITALAFRATVDQPDRFRRSSDVGAHLGLTPARYQSGETDIQGKVSRCGDELARTALYEAAHSLLVLSKKWSCLRAWGMNVAKRRGMARARVAVARKLAVILHRMWSDGTEFRFGKAPGPVSA; this is encoded by the coding sequence ATGAAGTATTTTGCCGGACTTGACGTGTCTTTGGAAGAGACCGCCATCTGCGTCGTCGACGAGAGCGGCCGGATTGTGAAGGAAGGGCGGGCGGCGAGTGAGCCGAGGGCGCTTTATGAGGTCTTGCGGAAAATCGATCTGCCGCTGGACCGCATCGGGCTCGAAGCCTGCTCGCTGGCGGCCTGGCTTTATGACGGTATTCGCGCCGAAGGATTGCCGGCCATTTGCATCGAGACCCGACTGGCCAATGCGGCGATGAAGACGATGCCGAACAAGACGGACCGGAATGATGCCCGCGCCTTGGCGCAGATCATGCGCACCGGCTGGTATCGACAGGTGCATGTGAAGAGCCAGCAGTGTCGGCGCTGGCGGTCCCTCCTCGTCGCACGACGCACGGTCCTCAATGAAATGCGATCCATCGAGAACGTGATCAGAGCGATTCTGCGGGAGGCCGGCATCAAGCTCGGCACGCCAAGTCGTGCAGCTTTCGCCGATCGCGTGCGCGAACTGATTGGCGCAGATACGGTCGTCATGGCGCTTGTCGAGCCGCTTCTGGCGATCGTGGCCACGATGCTCCGCGAGTTCGGGCGACTGACAAAGCAAGTCCTCAATATCGCCCGCAAGGAGCAAGTCTGCCGGCGACTCATGTCCGGGCCCGGTGTGGGACCCATCACCGCGCTCGCCTTTCGTGCCACGGTCGATCAGCCGGACCGCTTTCGCCGATCGAGCGATGTCGGAGCGCATCTGGGTCTGACCCCGGCACGCTATCAATCAGGCGAGACGGACATTCAGGGCAAGGTAAGCCGATGCGGTGACGAGCTCGCCCGCACGGCTCTCTATGAAGCGGCTCATTCGCTGCTTGTGCTCAGCAAGAAATGGTCGTGCCTCAGAGCGTGGGGTATGAACGTCGCCAAGCGGCGCGGTATGGCCCGAGCCCGAGTTGCTGTTGCCCGCAAGCTCGCTGTCATTCTGCATCGCATGTGGAGCGACGGGACAGAATTCCGCTTCGGCAAGGCACCCGGCCCCGTATCGGCATGA
- the ectB gene encoding diaminobutyrate--2-oxoglutarate transaminase: MDIDIFEAYESNVRRYGRSFPTVFTKSLGATIWDESGKPYIDFIVGSGALNYGHNNQDIMAPAIQYLANQNIVLSLDMYTTAKRDFIEVFVNSILKPRGLSYKIQFPGPTGTNANEAALALARKYTGRSSVMAFTNSYHGMSLGSLAVSGSASTRQLGGVARHDVIRVPYENYPNQTFDSASYIDHVLGDPGSGIEKPAAIILEPIQAEGGMNTASAPWLAEIQRICRKHDVVFIVDDIQAGSGRTGDFFSFEFAKVEPDIVCLSKSLSGSGNPLSIVLIRPEMDIWKPGEHSGTFRGNNLAFVTSAAMCKMWSDRQFTKAVEGTAVKLQEHLDRLVAKFPKCIEQKRGRGLMAGLKCRSQAVVGRVHDVAFENGLLIESSGPNRDVIKVLPPITISDDELDHGIAILDQALQEKTNGD, translated from the coding sequence ATGGATATCGACATTTTTGAAGCTTACGAGTCTAACGTTCGTCGCTATGGACGATCCTTCCCAACAGTCTTTACAAAGTCTCTTGGGGCGACAATCTGGGACGAGTCCGGAAAACCTTATATTGATTTCATTGTTGGGTCAGGTGCGCTCAATTACGGTCATAACAATCAAGATATTATGGCGCCGGCAATTCAATATCTCGCCAACCAAAATATCGTCTTGTCGCTTGATATGTACACAACTGCAAAGCGTGATTTCATCGAAGTGTTCGTCAATTCGATCCTGAAGCCCCGGGGCCTTTCTTACAAGATACAGTTTCCTGGGCCAACCGGGACAAACGCTAACGAAGCGGCGTTGGCGCTGGCGCGAAAATATACCGGCCGCTCGAGTGTTATGGCCTTCACAAATTCGTACCATGGCATGTCACTCGGCTCCTTGGCTGTATCGGGTTCAGCGTCAACCAGACAGCTTGGCGGCGTTGCTCGCCACGACGTGATCCGTGTCCCTTACGAGAACTATCCGAACCAAACTTTCGATTCCGCGAGTTACATTGATCACGTGTTGGGCGACCCGGGCAGCGGCATAGAAAAGCCGGCCGCAATCATCCTGGAGCCCATCCAGGCAGAAGGCGGCATGAACACCGCATCCGCACCATGGCTTGCAGAAATTCAGCGCATTTGCCGTAAGCACGACGTCGTTTTCATCGTCGACGACATTCAGGCAGGTTCGGGACGAACGGGCGATTTCTTCTCATTCGAGTTCGCGAAAGTCGAGCCCGACATCGTGTGTCTTTCGAAGTCCCTAAGCGGTTCAGGTAATCCGTTGTCCATAGTTCTGATTCGCCCCGAGATGGACATATGGAAACCGGGAGAACATAGCGGGACCTTTAGAGGCAATAATCTCGCCTTTGTGACTTCCGCGGCCATGTGCAAAATGTGGTCCGATAGGCAGTTTACTAAAGCCGTTGAGGGGACGGCCGTCAAACTGCAAGAACACCTTGATCGCCTCGTTGCGAAATTCCCTAAGTGCATCGAACAAAAGCGCGGCCGTGGTCTGATGGCCGGCCTCAAGTGCCGATCACAGGCCGTTGTTGGCCGTGTGCACGATGTCGCGTTCGAAAACGGCCTGCTGATCGAATCGTCGGGGCCAAATCGCGACGTCATTAAAGTCCTTCCGCCGATAACCATCTCAGATGACGAACTTGATCACGGAATTGCCATCCTCGATCAGGCACTACAGGAGAAAACAAATGGCGACTAA
- a CDS encoding iron-sulfur cluster assembly accessory protein produces MITLTENAVAAIKTALSRADEPAEGFRIMVEAGGCAGLKYLLGLESVSREGDAIMETDGFKVFVDANSQPHLAGMTVDFVTDLESSGFVFDNPNARDKCACGKSFG; encoded by the coding sequence ATGATCACACTTACTGAAAACGCCGTCGCTGCCATCAAGACCGCGCTTTCCCGCGCCGACGAACCGGCGGAAGGCTTTCGCATCATGGTCGAGGCGGGCGGCTGCGCCGGCCTCAAATACCTGTTGGGTCTGGAAAGCGTCTCGCGCGAGGGCGATGCCATCATGGAGACGGACGGGTTCAAGGTGTTCGTCGACGCAAACTCCCAGCCCCATCTCGCCGGCATGACCGTTGACTTCGTCACGGACCTGGAGTCCTCGGGCTTTGTCTTCGACAATCCCAATGCGCGGGACAAATGCGCCTGCGGCAAGTCCTTCGGCTAG